In a genomic window of Thalassotalea piscium:
- the parC gene encoding DNA topoisomerase IV subunit A, with the protein MSDVLEYSLDGVEQRPLRQFTEEAYLNYSMYVIMDRALPHIGDGLKPVQRRIVYAMSELGLSALAKYKKSARTVGDVLGKFHPHGDSACYEAMVLMAQPFSYRYPLVDGQGNWGAPDDPKSFAAMRYTEARLSKFSEVLLAELGQGTVDWIPNFDGTMKEPKTLPARLPHILLNGITGIAVGMATDIPPHNVREIADACIHLIESPKAEVADLLAYVKGPDYPTEAEIITPKTEIEKLYQTGRGSIKMRAVYEIEHGEVVITSLPHQASGGKILEQIAGQMTAKKLPMVIDLRDESDHENPIRLVVVPRSNRVDIEQLMQHLFATTDLEKSYRVNLNMIGLNNKPAVKDLRTILIEWLEYRRETVRRRLQYRLDKVLARLHILDGLLVAYLNIDEVIEIIRGFDNPKAELIRRFDLSEIQAEAILEIKLRQLAKLEEIKIRAEQDELNKEREYLEKTLNSKARMNTLIKKEIIEAAEKYGDDRRSILVERSEAKALSEKDLVPSEPVTVVVSDKGWARCAKGHDIEPETLSYKAGDEYLCSAKGRSNRPVVFIDSTGRAYATDAHTLPTARSQGEPLTGRFSLVSGATFEHTLMADDDCNYLLSSDAGYGFVGKFSEMVSRNKNGKALLSLPANAKVMLPIRIMNLDNALVLSITTEGRMLVFPVKDLPILSKGKGNKIINISSARAKAREEYVTLLEVINPEDAVTLHAGKRKLTLKNSDIEHYRGERGRRGNKLPRGLQRVDRIEIETPAAVDEVIAEQGVDKPIEPS; encoded by the coding sequence ATGTCTGACGTGCTTGAATACAGTCTTGATGGTGTCGAACAACGCCCTTTAAGGCAGTTTACTGAAGAAGCTTATTTAAATTATTCCATGTATGTCATTATGGACAGAGCTTTGCCGCATATTGGTGATGGTTTAAAGCCTGTTCAGCGCCGTATTGTCTATGCGATGTCTGAGTTAGGGCTTTCTGCGCTAGCTAAATATAAGAAATCTGCAAGAACTGTAGGTGATGTGCTTGGTAAGTTTCATCCCCATGGCGACTCCGCTTGTTATGAAGCAATGGTATTGATGGCTCAGCCTTTTTCTTACCGCTATCCTCTTGTAGACGGACAAGGAAACTGGGGTGCACCCGACGACCCTAAATCATTTGCGGCTATGCGCTATACCGAAGCACGTTTATCAAAGTTTAGTGAAGTATTACTTGCGGAGTTAGGTCAAGGTACTGTTGATTGGATACCTAACTTTGACGGGACAATGAAGGAGCCTAAAACGTTACCAGCAAGGCTACCTCATATATTACTTAACGGGATCACAGGTATTGCCGTCGGTATGGCAACTGATATACCTCCACATAATGTGCGGGAAATTGCTGATGCTTGTATACATTTAATCGAGTCACCAAAGGCAGAGGTGGCTGACTTACTAGCGTATGTTAAAGGACCTGATTACCCAACTGAAGCTGAAATAATTACGCCAAAAACTGAAATTGAAAAGCTTTATCAAACTGGCCGAGGCAGCATTAAAATGCGTGCGGTGTATGAAATTGAGCATGGCGAAGTAGTTATTACTTCACTGCCACATCAAGCTTCAGGCGGCAAAATTCTTGAACAAATTGCAGGTCAAATGACGGCTAAAAAATTACCGATGGTAATTGATCTACGTGATGAGTCTGATCATGAAAACCCAATTCGTTTAGTTGTTGTGCCACGCTCAAATAGAGTAGACATTGAGCAATTAATGCAACATTTATTTGCAACAACTGACTTAGAAAAAAGCTATCGTGTTAACTTAAATATGATTGGGCTTAATAATAAGCCGGCGGTTAAAGACTTACGTACTATTTTAATCGAGTGGTTAGAGTATCGTCGAGAAACAGTTCGTCGACGCTTGCAGTATCGTTTAGATAAAGTATTAGCAAGGTTGCATATTCTTGACGGCTTATTAGTTGCGTATCTTAATATTGATGAAGTTATTGAAATTATTAGAGGCTTTGATAACCCCAAAGCAGAACTAATTAGGCGTTTTGATCTTTCTGAGATACAAGCTGAAGCTATTTTAGAAATTAAGCTACGTCAACTAGCAAAGCTTGAAGAAATTAAAATTCGTGCTGAGCAAGACGAGCTAAACAAAGAACGTGAATATTTAGAAAAAACACTCAATTCTAAAGCGCGAATGAACACGCTTATTAAAAAAGAAATAATAGAAGCAGCTGAAAAGTATGGAGATGATCGTCGCTCTATTTTGGTTGAACGTAGCGAAGCTAAAGCATTATCTGAAAAAGATTTAGTGCCAAGTGAGCCTGTAACTGTTGTTGTTTCTGATAAGGGATGGGCGCGCTGTGCTAAGGGACACGATATCGAGCCAGAGACACTTAGCTACAAAGCTGGAGATGAATATTTATGCTCGGCTAAAGGGCGTAGCAACCGTCCTGTTGTTTTTATTGACTCAACTGGGCGAGCGTACGCTACAGATGCCCACACTTTGCCAACAGCACGTAGCCAAGGAGAACCCTTAACAGGACGCTTTAGTTTGGTTAGTGGTGCTACTTTTGAACATACATTAATGGCTGATGACGACTGTAATTACTTATTAAGTAGCGACGCAGGTTATGGTTTTGTTGGTAAGTTTTCAGAAATGGTCAGCCGTAATAAAAATGGTAAAGCATTATTAAGTTTGCCTGCAAATGCTAAAGTAATGTTACCCATACGGATTATGAATCTTGATAACGCGCTTGTGTTATCAATAACAACTGAAGGAAGAATGTTAGTCTTCCCAGTAAAAGATTTACCTATTTTAAGTAAGGGCAAGGGAAATAAAATTATCAATATTTCTTCAGCGAGAGCAAAAGCAAGGGAAGAATATGTCACTCTGCTTGAAGTCATTAACCCCGAAGATGCTGTAACTCTACACGCAGGAAAACGTAAACTTACCCTAAAAAATAGTGATATTGAACATTATCGAGGTGAAAGGGGACGAAGAGGCAATAAACTTCCTAGAGGCTTACAACGAGTTGATCGCATTGAAATAGAAACACCCGCTGCAGTTGATGAAGTAATAGCTGAACAAGGTGTAGACAAGCCGATTGAGCCTAGTTAA
- a CDS encoding DUF6942 family protein — MIALGNSNATLKVYIENRPPLAPYLTLEHCLPLRKDDISTIGKETGNHWRKIFNVYAKLIYELAPQHFATWQQLRDLSLLQKESNQCLVFSAPKFKAPTKEISIIMGKTYATTLGIAQKCQWLSPVFAINSSLNIIVCPYFDYRQLTNERITQLTTLIKKLSNNLNYDERSNSTSFLASS; from the coding sequence GTGATCGCACTAGGTAACAGTAACGCCACACTAAAGGTTTATATTGAGAACAGGCCTCCTTTAGCTCCGTACTTAACACTTGAACATTGTTTACCGCTACGCAAAGATGATATCAGCACTATTGGTAAAGAAACCGGTAACCATTGGCGTAAAATTTTTAATGTTTATGCCAAGCTAATATACGAGCTTGCACCTCAACATTTCGCAACATGGCAACAATTACGAGATTTATCATTATTACAAAAGGAGAGCAATCAATGCTTAGTATTCTCCGCGCCTAAATTTAAAGCCCCTACTAAAGAAATCTCGATAATTATGGGGAAAACTTATGCTACAACACTCGGCATAGCACAAAAGTGTCAATGGCTATCACCCGTTTTTGCAATTAACTCATCACTTAATATTATTGTTTGCCCATATTTTGATTATAGACAGTTAACGAATGAAAGAATTACACAGTTAACCACACTAATTAAAAAACTTTCCAATAACCTCAATTATGATGAACGAAGTAATTCTACAAGTTTTTTAGCGTCTAGCTAA
- a CDS encoding DUF3545 family protein, which produces MDKIEELLNSLGTPAKSSSSNNKKRKWREIEQLKEKFQLEKELKAYESSLDYSLEDF; this is translated from the coding sequence ATGGATAAAATAGAAGAATTATTGAACTCTTTGGGAACACCAGCCAAATCAAGTTCAAGTAATAATAAAAAACGTAAATGGCGTGAAATAGAACAACTGAAGGAGAAGTTTCAATTAGAAAAGGAACTTAAAGCCTACGAGAGTTCACTAGACTATTCCTTAGAGGACTTTTAA
- the tal gene encoding transaldolase encodes MANQLEQLKQMTTVVADTGDIEAIAKFHPQDATTNPSLLLKAASLSGYQSLLTQAVNWAKAQSKNAEQQVADAADKLSVLIGLEILKIIPGRISTEVDARLSFDTQASIDKAHKLIAMYNEAGIKNDRILIKLASTWEGIKAAEQLEQEAINCNLTLLFSFAQAQACAEAGVYLISPFVGRILDWYKKSSGKDSYPANEDPGVVSVTQIYNYYKAKNYNTVVMGASFRNKEEVLALAGCDRLTISPQLLDELANSNETITRKLTPDKQPLKATDKLSEQQFRWAMNEDPMATEKLAEGIRNFAIDQVTLEQQLFKLL; translated from the coding sequence ATGGCTAATCAACTCGAACAGTTAAAACAAATGACGACTGTCGTTGCAGATACCGGCGACATAGAAGCAATTGCTAAATTTCATCCACAAGATGCCACCACAAATCCTTCTCTATTATTAAAAGCTGCATCTTTGTCTGGCTATCAATCGCTATTAACACAGGCAGTTAATTGGGCAAAGGCACAATCGAAGAATGCTGAACAGCAAGTAGCAGATGCAGCAGATAAACTTTCAGTATTAATTGGGCTAGAAATATTAAAAATTATCCCAGGAAGAATTTCTACTGAGGTAGATGCTCGTTTATCATTTGATACACAGGCCTCAATCGACAAAGCACACAAGCTTATCGCCATGTATAACGAAGCAGGGATTAAAAACGACCGCATTTTAATAAAACTGGCTTCAACCTGGGAGGGAATAAAGGCAGCAGAACAATTAGAACAAGAAGCTATTAATTGCAACCTTACCTTATTATTTAGCTTCGCCCAAGCACAAGCTTGTGCCGAAGCCGGCGTTTATTTAATTTCACCATTTGTGGGACGGATTCTCGATTGGTATAAAAAGTCCTCAGGTAAAGATAGTTATCCTGCAAATGAAGACCCTGGTGTTGTTTCAGTTACTCAGATATATAATTACTATAAAGCTAAAAATTATAATACTGTGGTTATGGGGGCAAGCTTTCGCAATAAAGAAGAAGTTTTAGCATTAGCTGGTTGTGATCGTTTAACCATTAGCCCACAGTTACTTGATGAATTAGCTAATAGCAATGAAACAATCACACGTAAGTTAACGCCTGATAAACAACCTTTAAAAGCTACAGATAAGCTAAGTGAACAACAGTTTAGATGGGCAATGAATGAAGATCCTATGGCGACAGAAAAGCTTGCAGAAGGGATACGTAACTTTGCTATTGACCAAGTCACGCTAGAGCAACAACTCTTCAAATTGCTTTAA
- the yaaA gene encoding peroxide stress protein YaaA, giving the protein MLLVVSPAKNLDFESPLTTEKYSQPELLDESQLLIDRCVELSPADISSLMGISDKLAGLNAARFGEWSKPFTTDNARPAVLAFNGDVYAGLDAKTLSDDDFSFAQQHMRILSGLYGLLKPLDLMQAYRLEMGTKLSNSRGDNLYQFWGDIITDKLNQALVDQGDNLLINLASNEYFKAVKKKNLKAEIITPAFKDWKNGQYKMISFYAKKARGLMARYIIEHKVNNVEQLKNFDSAGYQYDADLSQGNNWVFTRKQED; this is encoded by the coding sequence ATGTTGCTTGTTGTTTCTCCTGCGAAAAATTTAGATTTTGAATCGCCACTCACTACTGAAAAATATTCACAACCTGAACTATTAGATGAAAGCCAATTACTTATTGATCGCTGCGTAGAACTTTCGCCGGCGGATATTAGCTCATTAATGGGTATCAGTGATAAGTTAGCAGGGTTAAATGCTGCGCGATTTGGTGAGTGGTCAAAACCTTTTACTACAGACAATGCACGACCTGCTGTATTAGCGTTTAATGGTGACGTATATGCGGGGCTTGACGCTAAAACATTATCTGATGATGATTTCAGCTTTGCTCAACAGCACATGAGAATTTTATCTGGTTTGTATGGTTTATTAAAACCACTTGATTTAATGCAAGCTTACCGATTAGAAATGGGTACTAAATTGAGTAACTCAAGAGGTGATAATTTGTATCAATTTTGGGGTGATATTATTACAGACAAGCTTAATCAGGCGTTGGTTGACCAAGGTGATAACCTCCTCATTAATTTAGCCTCAAACGAATACTTCAAAGCGGTAAAGAAAAAAAACTTAAAGGCTGAAATAATAACTCCTGCGTTCAAAGACTGGAAAAATGGTCAGTATAAAATGATCAGCTTCTACGCGAAAAAAGCACGAGGACTGATGGCTCGTTATATTATCGAGCATAAAGTGAATAATGTTGAACAGCTAAAAAACTTTGATAGCGCTGGATATCAATATGATGCTGATTTAAGCCAAGGAAATAACTGGGTGTTTACCCGTAAGCAAGAAGATTAA
- the srmB gene encoding ATP-dependent RNA helicase SrmB, which produces MFEQFELDSELLGGINNAGFKKPTSIQSLVLPVAMAGKDVLASAPTGTGKTAAFLLPAAQHLLDYPRKRPGFPRVLVLSPTRELALQIGEQAEKLTALTTIKTAVITGGVNYGSHQDVLTGNTDILIATPGRLLEYIENEQFDARDIEILVLDEADRMLDMGFSETINRIVGEARWRKQTLLFSATLASAGVSRFAREILNEPVFLESNPSRQEKAKTHQWIHLADNKDHKFKLLANILKQEGVKRAVVFANKRETVQYLSGKLYAEEIPCAWLEGKMLQDKRNNAVDRLKTAKVNVLVATDVAARGLDIDDITHVINFDMPRMVDIYIHRIGRTGRAGNKGTAISLVEAHDMAVIGKIERFIGEKLARRVIEELRPQHKESRVSIKKPKVKRTTAQKKAKAKKIAKRKK; this is translated from the coding sequence ATGTTTGAGCAGTTCGAGCTAGATTCAGAACTTCTAGGCGGCATTAACAATGCTGGCTTCAAAAAGCCCACATCGATCCAGTCTCTTGTTTTACCAGTAGCAATGGCAGGAAAAGACGTATTAGCGTCAGCTCCTACTGGTACAGGAAAAACGGCCGCCTTTTTGTTGCCCGCTGCCCAGCACCTACTTGATTACCCTCGTAAAAGACCCGGTTTTCCTCGCGTACTTGTACTATCACCAACCCGTGAATTAGCATTACAAATTGGTGAACAAGCAGAGAAGCTTACTGCGCTTACCACAATAAAGACCGCAGTAATAACTGGCGGTGTTAATTATGGTAGTCATCAAGACGTTTTAACGGGTAATACAGACATTTTAATAGCAACACCTGGACGTTTACTTGAATACATAGAAAATGAACAGTTTGACGCCAGAGATATTGAAATTTTAGTGTTAGATGAAGCTGACCGTATGCTCGACATGGGTTTTTCTGAAACCATCAATCGCATTGTTGGTGAAGCAAGGTGGCGTAAACAAACATTATTATTTTCAGCAACTTTAGCAAGCGCTGGTGTTAGCAGATTCGCCAGAGAAATTTTAAACGAGCCAGTTTTTCTTGAGTCAAACCCATCTCGTCAGGAAAAAGCCAAAACACATCAGTGGATCCATCTTGCTGATAATAAAGATCATAAATTCAAGTTATTAGCCAATATTTTGAAACAAGAAGGCGTTAAACGTGCTGTCGTTTTTGCTAATAAACGCGAAACCGTTCAATACTTATCGGGTAAATTATACGCTGAAGAAATTCCATGCGCATGGCTTGAAGGTAAAATGCTTCAAGATAAACGCAACAATGCTGTAGATCGCTTAAAAACAGCAAAGGTAAATGTTTTAGTCGCTACAGACGTTGCAGCAAGAGGTCTAGATATTGATGATATTACCCATGTAATTAACTTTGACATGCCAAGAATGGTAGATATTTATATTCACCGAATTGGTAGAACAGGCCGTGCTGGTAATAAAGGCACTGCTATTTCATTAGTGGAAGCACATGACATGGCTGTTATAGGAAAAATTGAACGCTTTATTGGTGAAAAACTCGCTCGAAGAGTAATTGAAGAACTTCGTCCACAACATAAAGAATCTCGCGTTTCTATTAAAAAGCCTAAAGTAAAAAGAACAACCGCTCAAAAGAAAGCAAAGGCTAAAAAAATAGCTAAACGTAAAAAGTAA
- the fldB gene encoding flavodoxin FldB has protein sequence MKIGLFYGSTTCYTEIAAEKIQQHFTGDLTIELFNIKEIPLAECLNFDLLIFGISTWDYGEIQEDWESHWPEIANLDLSDKVIALFGMGDQIGYTEWFQDALGMLHQQVIAQGAYCIGYWPNNGYEFAASKALTTDTTEFVGLALDEDNQYELTDERIATWCQQVKNEIHTLLSSD, from the coding sequence ATGAAAATAGGTTTATTTTACGGTTCGACCACATGCTATACAGAAATAGCCGCAGAAAAAATTCAGCAACACTTTACTGGTGATCTCACTATTGAGCTTTTTAATATCAAAGAAATACCATTGGCTGAGTGTCTAAATTTTGACTTACTAATTTTCGGTATATCAACTTGGGACTACGGTGAAATTCAAGAAGACTGGGAAAGCCACTGGCCTGAAATTGCCAACTTAGACCTGTCAGATAAAGTCATTGCACTCTTTGGAATGGGTGATCAAATTGGTTATACCGAGTGGTTTCAAGATGCTTTAGGTATGTTGCATCAACAAGTTATTGCACAAGGGGCGTATTGTATTGGCTACTGGCCTAACAATGGTTACGAATTTGCCGCATCTAAAGCGTTAACAACAGATACCACCGAATTTGTTGGTTTGGCACTTGATGAAGATAACCAATATGAACTGACAGATGAACGAATTGCAACTTGGTGCCAGCAAGTTAAAAACGAGATTCACACACTATTGTCATCAGATTAA
- the dsbC gene encoding bifunctional protein-disulfide isomerase/oxidoreductase DsbC, with product MFKKFVVSTALFIGLTSSSLLLAFDGESALKNTAVNSEFNALRTKLGGVIGSITSIKASPMVGLVEIIADHGVFYSSLDGNFLIDGKLYDIAARSDLTEETLMQIRVDGVNSFEKDMIVFPAKNEKHVINVFTDITCGYCRKMHEQIDDYNDKGITVRYLAYPRYGIKDQMGQYSKGFKDLRSIWCNEDPKAALTKAKMGSNVAQRICDKPIEDEFNFGRKIGVTGTPAIIFDNGFMLPGYKDPESLLEIIEKIKATG from the coding sequence ATGTTTAAAAAATTTGTAGTAAGTACCGCGTTATTTATTGGATTAACTTCATCATCTCTACTGCTTGCATTTGATGGTGAAAGTGCATTAAAAAATACAGCTGTAAATAGCGAGTTTAATGCGTTGCGTACAAAATTAGGTGGTGTAATAGGAAGTATAACCTCTATAAAAGCGAGCCCTATGGTGGGATTGGTGGAAATTATTGCAGATCATGGCGTTTTTTATTCAAGCCTTGATGGTAACTTTTTAATTGACGGGAAATTATACGACATCGCCGCTCGAAGTGATTTAACTGAAGAGACATTAATGCAAATTAGAGTTGACGGTGTAAATAGCTTTGAGAAAGACATGATTGTTTTTCCAGCTAAAAATGAAAAGCATGTGATTAATGTGTTTACTGATATTACCTGTGGTTATTGCAGAAAAATGCATGAGCAAATAGATGATTACAACGATAAAGGTATTACTGTTCGTTATTTAGCATACCCGAGATACGGAATTAAAGATCAAATGGGGCAGTACTCTAAGGGCTTTAAAGACTTACGTTCAATTTGGTGTAATGAAGATCCAAAAGCGGCATTAACGAAAGCAAAAATGGGGTCAAATGTTGCTCAGCGTATTTGTGACAAACCTATTGAAGATGAATTTAATTTTGGTCGTAAAATTGGTGTTACTGGCACCCCCGCTATTATTTTCGATAATGGATTTATGTTGCCAGGATATAAAGATCCAGAAAGTTTATTAGAGATAATAGAAAAAATTAAAGCGACAGGATAA
- the recJ gene encoding single-stranded-DNA-specific exonuclease RecJ, whose protein sequence is MLKKIVRRNKVPDEHLPANLHPILKQVYASRGVSSDIELTLATQSLAPVESMKGLLQACEVLYLALKNQQQIFIIGDFDADGATSTALMMEALSLFGSKFHQFLVPNRFEYGYGLTAEIVDIAAKQGAKLLITVDSGISCHAGVERAKELGLQVIVTDHHLAGKNLPPADAIVNPNQPDCTFVSKSIAGVGVAFYFCLAMRKFLREKNWFDELAIKEPNIAQLLDLVALGTVADVVSLDANNRILVEQGLKRIRAGVTRPGIQALIEVAGKNQQKLVASDFGFALGPRINAAGRLDNMAFGINCLLADNLMNARTMAQELDSLNKTRREIEQGMQQEAETVMKDLNFTEASMPHALALFHPEWHQGVIGIVAGRLKEKYHRPTIVFAQSESGDELKGSARSIPGLHIRDLLEHIDSQHPELIIKFGGHAMAAGLSIDKVNFELFQQAFIEYAKLWLKPEFLEGTVISDGALPSQVMTLDFAQMIRDGGPWGQNFPEPLFDDVFTLVQQRIVGEKHLKIMVEKSGQLYDGIAFNVDVKQWPNAQVKQVHLAYRLDINEFRNKLSLQLMIEHISPSFL, encoded by the coding sequence ATGCTTAAAAAAATTGTTCGTCGTAATAAAGTTCCCGATGAACATTTACCAGCAAATTTACACCCAATTCTTAAACAAGTGTACGCAAGTAGAGGCGTTAGCTCTGATATAGAGCTAACGTTAGCTACTCAGTCGCTCGCGCCTGTAGAGTCCATGAAAGGGCTTTTACAAGCCTGTGAAGTACTTTATTTGGCACTTAAGAATCAACAGCAAATTTTTATTATTGGTGATTTTGATGCCGATGGTGCTACAAGTACCGCATTAATGATGGAAGCGCTGTCTTTATTTGGTAGTAAATTTCACCAGTTTTTAGTGCCGAATCGTTTTGAGTATGGTTATGGCTTAACCGCCGAAATTGTTGATATTGCGGCGAAACAAGGTGCGAAACTATTGATTACGGTTGATAGTGGAATTAGTTGTCATGCGGGTGTGGAAAGAGCGAAAGAACTCGGCTTGCAAGTTATTGTAACTGACCATCATTTGGCAGGAAAAAATCTGCCACCAGCTGACGCTATCGTTAACCCTAATCAACCTGATTGTACGTTTGTTAGTAAGTCAATTGCAGGGGTTGGTGTAGCCTTTTATTTTTGCTTAGCGATGCGAAAATTTTTACGTGAAAAAAATTGGTTTGATGAACTTGCCATTAAAGAGCCTAATATTGCGCAATTACTTGATTTAGTGGCACTGGGTACTGTTGCAGATGTGGTGTCATTAGATGCTAATAATCGTATTTTAGTTGAGCAAGGCTTAAAGCGAATTAGGGCAGGTGTTACACGTCCAGGCATTCAAGCATTGATAGAGGTTGCAGGGAAAAACCAACAGAAACTAGTGGCAAGTGACTTTGGCTTTGCTCTTGGCCCTCGTATTAATGCGGCGGGTAGATTAGATAATATGGCTTTTGGTATTAATTGTTTACTTGCCGATAACTTAATGAATGCGCGCACAATGGCGCAAGAACTCGACAGTCTCAATAAAACTCGTAGAGAAATCGAGCAAGGCATGCAACAAGAAGCTGAAACAGTAATGAAAGATCTTAACTTTACTGAAGCTAGTATGCCACATGCATTAGCATTATTTCATCCTGAATGGCACCAAGGTGTGATCGGTATAGTTGCGGGTCGATTAAAAGAAAAGTATCACCGACCAACCATAGTATTTGCACAGTCTGAAAGTGGTGACGAGCTTAAAGGTTCAGCCCGTTCTATACCAGGATTACATATACGTGATTTGCTAGAGCATATAGATAGCCAGCACCCAGAGCTTATTATTAAGTTTGGTGGACATGCTATGGCTGCTGGATTATCTATTGATAAAGTAAACTTTGAGCTGTTTCAGCAAGCATTTATTGAGTATGCAAAGCTATGGCTAAAGCCAGAATTTCTAGAAGGAACGGTAATCTCTGATGGCGCACTGCCTTCTCAAGTAATGACGCTAGATTTTGCGCAGATGATCAGAGATGGTGGGCCTTGGGGGCAAAACTTTCCAGAACCATTGTTTGATGATGTTTTTACACTTGTACAGCAACGAATTGTTGGTGAAAAACATTTAAAAATAATGGTTGAAAAATCAGGGCAGCTTTATGATGGTATTGCTTTTAATGTAGATGTTAAGCAATGGCCAAATGCTCAAGTAAAGCAGGTTCATTTAGCTTATCGCTTAGACATAAATGAATTTAGAAATAAACTGTCTTTACAATTGATGATAGAGCATATAAGCCCAAGCTTTTTATAA
- the prfB gene encoding peptide chain release factor 2 (programmed frameshift) produces the protein MFEINPVINKIKEIRERTELLRGYLDYDLKSERLVEVERELELPDVWNEPERAQALGKERSALEIVVNTINELNVGCEDIEGLVELAIEEQDEETFNDAQSEVLTLEKSLDQLEFRRMFSGEQDANNCYLDIQSGSGGTEAQDWAEMLMRMYLRWGEAHGFKVEVLEVTDGDVAGIKGCTIKYSGEYAYGWLRTETGVHRLVRKSPFDSSGRRHTSFASAFIYPEIDDNIEIDINPADLRIDTYRASGAGGQHVNKTDSAIRLTHIPTGAVVQCQNDRSQHKNRAAAMKLLKAKLYELEMQKQNQDKQELEDGKSDIGWGSQIRSYVLDDSRIKDLRTGIENRNTQAVLDGDLDKFIEASLKSGL, from the exons ATGTTTGAAATAAATCCAGTAATTAATAAAATTAAAGAAATTCGAGAGCGTACAGAGTTACTTCGGGGGTACCTT GACTACGATCTTAAAAGCGAACGTTTAGTTGAGGTAGAAAGAGAACTCGAATTACCCGATGTGTGGAATGAACCTGAACGCGCACAAGCGTTAGGAAAAGAGCGCTCTGCACTAGAAATAGTAGTAAACACAATTAATGAATTGAATGTGGGTTGTGAAGATATTGAAGGGCTTGTTGAGCTTGCAATTGAAGAGCAAGACGAGGAGACATTTAATGATGCACAATCAGAAGTACTTACACTCGAAAAAAGCTTAGACCAATTAGAGTTTCGTCGAATGTTTTCAGGTGAGCAAGACGCAAATAACTGCTACCTCGATATTCAATCTGGCTCTGGTGGCACCGAAGCACAAGATTGGGCTGAAATGCTAATGAGAATGTACCTTCGCTGGGGTGAAGCTCATGGTTTTAAAGTGGAAGTGTTAGAAGTTACAGATGGTGATGTTGCAGGAATTAAAGGTTGCACTATTAAGTACTCTGGGGAGTACGCTTATGGTTGGTTGCGCACCGAAACAGGTGTTCATCGATTAGTACGTAAATCTCCATTTGATTCAAGTGGACGAAGACACACTTCATTTGCATCAGCATTTATTTACCCAGAAATAGACGATAATATTGAAATTGACATTAATCCTGCTGATTTGCGCATTGATACCTACCGAGCTTCAGGAGCCGGTGGTCAGCATGTTAATAAAACTGATTCGGCAATACGCTTAACGCATATACCCACTGGCGCAGTAGTACAATGTCAGAATGATCGCTCTCAGCATAAAAACCGTGCTGCAGCGATGAAGCTATTAAAAGCTAAGCTTTATGAACTTGAAATGCAAAAGCAAAATCAAGATAAGCAAGAGTTAGAAGATGGTAAATCAGATATCGGTTGGGGCAGCCAAATCCGCTCTTACGTTTTAGATGATAGTCGAATTAAAGATTTACGTACGGGTATTGAAAATCGTAATACCCAAGCGGTTTTAGATGGTGATCTTGATAAGTTTATTGAGGCATCGCTAAAATCAGGTTTATAA